The Shewanella sp. NFH-SH190041 genome has a window encoding:
- the hydE gene encoding [FeFe] hydrogenase H-cluster radical SAM maturase HydE — protein sequence MQSFPPNTFAPNTDTLASTYGAAVKPGAIRQVNLFSHSQILALLQGEDDDWLFSRAQLATELEFNQQVYLRGIVEFSNHCRNNCHYCGLRSANRNVERYRLTPEEILRAVDDIAALGMGTVVLQSGDDFHYRPGTVAAIIQEIKRRHGLAITLSLGDRKHEELKLWREAGADRYLLKMETFDRALFQQCRPGADYDERLARLAYIQSLGYQTGSGVITDLPGMTDGILASDLLTLTNMGLDMIACGPFVAHSETPFADYANGDVLKSQRVSAILRLMNPGANIPATSSLDALVPGSREQALLRGCNVIMPSFTPQRVYARYNIYPGKNAAIAAAHERVGQLCHQIKLHGLVPSHARGDSKRNKYVSRY from the coding sequence ATGCAATCTTTCCCCCCCAATACATTTGCCCCGAATACGGATACCTTGGCCAGCACATATGGCGCGGCGGTAAAACCCGGTGCTATCCGGCAGGTCAATTTGTTCAGTCACAGTCAAATTCTCGCCCTGCTGCAAGGAGAGGATGATGACTGGTTATTTAGCCGGGCACAGCTCGCCACCGAGCTGGAATTTAATCAGCAAGTTTACCTGCGCGGCATTGTTGAATTTTCTAACCACTGCCGTAATAACTGCCATTACTGTGGCCTGCGCAGTGCTAACCGCAATGTTGAACGTTACCGTCTGACGCCGGAGGAGATCCTGCGCGCGGTAGACGATATCGCGGCGCTGGGCATGGGCACAGTGGTATTGCAATCTGGCGATGATTTTCACTACCGTCCCGGCACGGTAGCGGCCATTATTCAGGAAATTAAACGTCGGCATGGCCTGGCCATCACCCTGTCACTGGGTGACAGAAAACATGAAGAGCTCAAACTGTGGCGTGAAGCCGGTGCCGACCGGTATCTGCTGAAAATGGAAACCTTTGACCGGGCGCTGTTTCAACAATGTCGACCCGGTGCCGATTATGATGAACGCTTGGCACGGCTGGCGTATATCCAATCATTGGGTTACCAGACTGGCTCGGGGGTGATCACGGATTTACCCGGCATGACCGACGGCATTTTGGCATCGGATCTGCTCACTCTGACCAATATGGGGCTGGATATGATTGCCTGCGGCCCCTTTGTTGCCCACAGTGAAACGCCGTTTGCCGACTATGCCAACGGCGATGTGTTGAAAAGCCAGCGGGTCAGTGCCATTTTGCGCCTGATGAACCCCGGCGCCAACATTCCCGCCACCAGCTCATTAGATGCCTTGGTGCCGGGTAGCCGGGAGCAGGCGCTACTGCGGGGCTGCAACGTCATTATGCCCTCCTTTACCCCGCAGCGGGTATACGCCAGATACAACATTTACCCCGGCAAAAATGCCGCTATCGCTGCCGCCCATGAGCGGGTCGGCCAGCTATGCCACCAGATAAAACTGCACGGGTTGGTCCCCAGCCATGCCCGTGGCGATTCGAAAAGGAACAAGTATGTGTCAAGGTATTAA
- a CDS encoding peptidase inhibitor family I36 protein — protein MRLNYLVIVLFFCICGTANAVVYNKITSARDCVYPEYYVPVKDVQDNMSFFRNNMGRWQISQIADRHVIMGSGYRFQVKRGTAGNAFCVSDGVIKTQREMDRLVADSAYFISLLKKYRPLYIVTSDGNGIPDLNLPQLGTTDNGIKIKIIRRAFDSTKVHFAVNHTTPFITIPQNKQLEFEFDGTQWNPTPSRVIKRQNQLNSIKNDNNLRDALKSAGVLKVETSDGNWLSKLNLKTDDVDDGTMLIFYRNSTWAVSVNYSGKTISPKRGETVKLIKLSGSWRLLGEAFEPIQQLGQVCLYQGLNQTGHKLCWDLREGNGVSSITASFMNDRSRSFSISADIDSVAFCQHFNFQGWCVTHSESGNFSSQHQMQVSSLRVGDEIPNNNDCRNADIKICFYEHANQRGRRYCINKPSGFDNVNLWDVGDRSRNTFSSASITPAFGVVRVCKDVGYAGGCRDLNQTDLNFIGGGFNDRTQSVRFNCTGFN, from the coding sequence ATGAGACTTAACTATTTAGTAATCGTATTATTTTTTTGTATTTGCGGAACTGCAAATGCGGTAGTTTATAATAAAATAACCTCTGCCAGAGATTGTGTTTATCCTGAATATTATGTGCCAGTAAAAGATGTTCAAGATAATATGTCATTTTTTCGCAATAATATGGGTAGATGGCAGATCTCTCAAATTGCTGATCGGCATGTGATAATGGGATCTGGTTATCGTTTTCAAGTAAAGAGAGGGACTGCTGGAAATGCATTTTGTGTTAGCGATGGTGTGATAAAAACACAAAGAGAAATGGATAGATTAGTAGCTGATTCTGCCTATTTTATAAGTTTATTAAAAAAATATCGCCCCCTATACATTGTGACTTCAGATGGTAATGGTATTCCTGATCTTAACCTGCCCCAATTAGGTACGACTGATAACGGTATTAAAATTAAAATTATTAGACGAGCATTTGATTCAACTAAAGTACACTTTGCGGTTAATCATACCACTCCATTTATTACAATTCCTCAAAACAAGCAGTTAGAGTTTGAATTTGATGGTACCCAGTGGAATCCAACGCCTAGTCGAGTAATAAAACGCCAAAATCAATTAAATAGTATCAAGAATGATAATAATTTAAGAGATGCTTTAAAATCTGCTGGTGTTTTAAAAGTAGAAACTTCGGATGGTAATTGGTTATCTAAGTTAAATTTAAAAACAGATGACGTTGATGATGGTACCATGTTGATTTTCTACCGTAATTCAACATGGGCGGTATCAGTTAATTATTCTGGTAAAACAATAAGTCCTAAGCGAGGTGAAACGGTTAAACTTATTAAGTTAAGTGGAAGTTGGAGGTTATTAGGAGAAGCATTTGAACCTATTCAACAATTAGGGCAAGTTTGTTTATATCAAGGCCTAAATCAAACAGGTCATAAATTATGTTGGGATCTGAGAGAAGGTAATGGTGTTTCATCTATTACTGCTAGTTTTATGAATGACAGATCACGCTCTTTCTCTATCAGTGCCGATATAGATAGTGTAGCGTTCTGCCAACATTTTAATTTTCAAGGTTGGTGTGTCACGCACAGTGAGAGTGGAAACTTTTCATCTCAACATCAGATGCAGGTTTCCAGCTTGCGGGTTGGTGATGAGATTCCCAATAATAATGATTGCCGTAATGCGGATATCAAAATTTGCTTTTATGAACATGCAAATCAGCGGGGGCGTCGTTACTGTATAAATAAACCCAGTGGTTTTGATAATGTAAATTTATGGGATGTCGGTGATAGAAGTAGAAATACATTTTCATCTGCTAGTATAACGCCAGCATTCGGTGTTGTTAGAGTCTGTAAAGATGTTGGCTATGCTGGAGGGTGTCGAGATTTAAATCAAACTGATTTAAACTTTATTGGCGGCGGATTTAATGACAGAACTCAAAGTGTAAGATTTAACTGTACAGGCTTTAATTAG
- the hydG gene encoding [FeFe] hydrogenase H-cluster radical SAM maturase HydG, with protein MSKTEHHHPITISDYNPNTSFINDEAIWDVINHAANPDAALVRRILDKARQCEGLSIEETAVLLQNQNKELDEELFTVARDIKNTIYGNRIVLFAPLYVSNHCANSCSYCGFNADNHELKRKTLKQDEIRREVEILEEMGHKRILAVYGEHPRNNVNAIVDSINTMYSVKHGKGGEIRRINVNCAPLSVEDFKVLKTAAIGTYQCFQETYHKPSYESVHLKGKKKDYLYRLYAMHRAMEAGIDDVGIGALFGLYDHRFELLAMLTHVQQMEQDLGVGPHTISFPRIEPAHGSEISEKPPYEVDDDCFKRIVAITRLAVPYTGLIMSTRESAALRKELLELGVSQISAGSRTAPGGYQEGQQNDDCNAQHDAEQFSLGDHRPMDEIIYELVTESNSIPSFCTGCYRKGRTGDHFMGLAKQQFIGKFCQPNALITFREYLNDYAGEKTRAAGNALIESELARMSPARERNVRTCLDKTDAGERDIYL; from the coding sequence ATAAGGCCCGGCAGTGTGAAGGACTGAGCATCGAAGAAACAGCAGTACTGCTGCAAAATCAGAACAAGGAACTGGATGAAGAGCTGTTTACCGTTGCCCGCGACATCAAAAACACCATTTACGGCAACCGTATTGTGTTGTTTGCCCCCCTGTATGTCTCTAACCACTGCGCCAACAGTTGCAGTTACTGCGGATTTAACGCAGATAACCATGAGCTGAAGCGTAAGACCCTAAAACAAGATGAGATCCGCCGGGAAGTCGAGATCCTGGAGGAGATGGGGCATAAGCGCATTCTGGCTGTCTACGGCGAGCACCCGCGCAATAATGTTAATGCCATCGTTGACAGCATCAACACCATGTACAGTGTAAAACATGGTAAGGGCGGAGAGATCCGCCGCATCAACGTCAACTGTGCCCCACTGAGTGTTGAAGATTTCAAAGTACTGAAAACCGCTGCTATCGGCACTTACCAGTGCTTCCAGGAAACCTACCACAAGCCCTCCTATGAAAGTGTGCATTTAAAAGGCAAAAAGAAGGACTACCTCTACCGCCTGTATGCCATGCACCGCGCCATGGAAGCGGGAATTGACGATGTGGGTATCGGCGCGCTGTTCGGCCTGTATGACCACAGATTTGAACTGCTAGCCATGCTGACCCATGTGCAGCAGATGGAGCAGGATTTAGGTGTTGGCCCCCATACCATCTCCTTCCCCCGTATTGAGCCGGCCCATGGCTCTGAGATCAGTGAAAAACCACCCTATGAAGTGGATGATGATTGCTTTAAGCGTATTGTAGCCATCACCCGTCTGGCCGTGCCTTATACCGGCTTGATTATGAGTACCCGCGAAAGTGCGGCGCTGCGGAAAGAATTGCTAGAACTTGGGGTATCACAAATCAGTGCCGGTAGCCGCACCGCGCCTGGTGGCTATCAAGAAGGCCAGCAAAATGATGATTGTAATGCCCAGCATGATGCCGAGCAGTTCAGCCTTGGGGATCATCGTCCCATGGATGAAATCATTTATGAGTTGGTGACCGAGTCCAACTCCATCCCCTCTTTCTGTACCGGCTGTTATCGCAAAGGCCGCACAGGGGATCACTTTATGGGACTGGCTAAGCAGCAGTTTATTGGTAAATTTTGTCAGCCCAATGCGCTGATCACTTTCCGGGAATACCTCAACGACTATGCCGGGGAAAAAACCCGCGCGGCCGGTAATGCCCTGATTGAAAGTGAGCTGGCCCGAATGAGCCCGGCCCGGGAGCGAAATGTGCGCACCTGTCTGGATAAAACCGATGCTGGCGAGCGGGATATTTACCTGTAA
- a CDS encoding alpha/beta hydrolase family esterase, translated as MKFHLTAVCLLLLTSACSEQNKSDTPTAPPGTQLHTIEHNGITREYIAYIPDSYNADTPVPLLFNFHGYGGNASEFMAYADLRPQAEAHQFILVYPQGTLLAGTSHWNAALPGNDNKSSADDFGFIDALRTHLASQYQIDLNRVYAMGFSNGGMFSYALACYHSANIAAVAAVAATMLATDCSYTHPMGIISLHGSDDTVIPYQGNHDYLAVTQVLEYWINANGTETAPNTRLATDNGTEITHLTYPNGMGHVSVEHYRVDGGGHSWFNFDFQGQSANQLLWQALAQYDIHGQRQTNLSH; from the coding sequence ATGAAGTTTCATCTTACCGCGGTTTGTCTGTTATTACTCACCTCGGCCTGTAGCGAACAAAACAAGTCTGATACACCTACAGCGCCGCCGGGAACCCAACTGCATACAATTGAGCACAATGGTATAACTCGGGAATATATTGCGTATATTCCCGATAGCTACAATGCTGACACCCCAGTACCTTTACTGTTTAATTTTCATGGTTACGGCGGCAATGCCAGTGAGTTTATGGCCTATGCCGATTTAAGACCCCAAGCAGAAGCTCACCAATTTATTTTGGTCTATCCCCAGGGCACATTATTAGCGGGCACCAGCCATTGGAATGCAGCGCTCCCCGGCAATGACAATAAAAGCTCAGCCGATGACTTTGGCTTTATCGACGCGCTGCGCACTCACCTCGCCAGCCAGTACCAAATCGATCTCAATCGGGTTTATGCCATGGGATTTTCCAACGGTGGCATGTTCAGTTATGCCTTGGCCTGCTATCACAGCGCCAATATTGCCGCCGTTGCGGCTGTGGCCGCCACCATGCTGGCAACAGACTGTTCCTATACTCACCCAATGGGGATTATCAGTCTCCACGGCAGTGATGACACGGTTATCCCCTATCAGGGCAATCACGATTACCTTGCCGTAACTCAGGTGCTGGAGTATTGGATTAACGCTAACGGCACTGAAACCGCCCCGAACACACGTTTGGCAACAGACAATGGCACTGAGATTACCCACCTGACATATCCCAATGGTATGGGGCATGTCAGCGTTGAGCATTACCGGGTCGATGGCGGGGGGCACAGTTGGTTTAATTTTGATTTTCAGGGGCAATCGGCTAATCAGCTATTGTGGCAAGCCTTAGCGCAATACGATATTCACGGACAACGCCAAACTAATCTTTCCCACTAA
- the hydF gene encoding [FeFe] hydrogenase H-cluster maturation GTPase HydF: MCQGINPETAGNAGQSAPRGMRYHIALVGRRNAGKSSLLNMLAGQEISIVSDTKGTTTDAVAKPYELLPLGPVTFFDTAGIDDEGELGELRVKATRRILCRADMALLVTDEQGLTDAELSLIRELQALKLPFMLVFNKADLCPPSADDLAFCQAQQIPFIAVSAINGLGNREIKQLMYDLAPAELKAEPLLAGDLYHSGDSIICVVPIDMAAPKGRLILPQVQILREALDNNAMAMVVKETELPKALDAMTTPPALIISDAQVIKPVSAMVPDNIALTTFSTLFARFKGDLSAMVAGAEAFDQLKDGDRVLISEACSHHAQDDDIGRVKLPNWIRSYSGKTLTFDVVAGHDFPDNLEDYAVVVHCGACMFNRTEMLRRVRECQRRGVPITNYGVAISKLQGVLSRVIAPLAHGL; encoded by the coding sequence ATGTGTCAAGGTATTAATCCCGAAACTGCCGGTAATGCCGGTCAAAGTGCCCCGCGGGGAATGCGCTACCACATTGCGCTAGTCGGGCGACGTAATGCCGGTAAATCGTCCCTGCTCAATATGTTGGCCGGGCAGGAAATCTCTATTGTCTCTGACACAAAAGGCACCACCACGGATGCCGTTGCCAAGCCCTATGAGCTACTGCCGCTGGGGCCTGTGACCTTCTTTGATACCGCGGGTATTGATGATGAAGGGGAGCTGGGTGAACTGCGGGTTAAGGCCACCCGGCGCATTTTGTGTCGGGCCGATATGGCGTTACTGGTTACCGACGAGCAGGGGCTAACGGATGCTGAATTGAGTCTGATCCGTGAGCTGCAAGCACTGAAATTGCCTTTTATGCTGGTGTTCAATAAAGCCGACCTCTGCCCGCCAAGTGCAGACGATCTTGCTTTTTGTCAGGCGCAGCAGATCCCCTTTATTGCCGTATCCGCAATCAATGGGCTGGGTAATCGGGAAATCAAACAGCTGATGTATGACCTCGCACCGGCTGAACTAAAAGCTGAGCCGCTGCTGGCCGGGGATCTGTACCACAGCGGAGACAGTATTATTTGCGTAGTTCCCATTGATATGGCCGCCCCTAAAGGCCGGTTAATCCTGCCCCAGGTACAAATTTTGCGCGAGGCGCTGGATAACAATGCCATGGCCATGGTGGTCAAAGAAACTGAATTACCCAAAGCATTGGATGCCATGACCACACCACCAGCATTGATTATCTCTGATGCCCAAGTGATCAAACCGGTATCAGCCATGGTACCGGACAATATTGCGCTAACGACCTTCTCCACCCTGTTTGCCCGTTTTAAGGGTGATTTATCTGCCATGGTGGCAGGCGCAGAGGCATTTGATCAGCTTAAAGACGGTGATCGGGTATTGATCAGCGAAGCCTGCAGCCACCATGCGCAGGATGATGATATCGGCCGGGTGAAACTGCCTAACTGGATCCGTAGTTACAGTGGTAAAACCCTCACCTTTGATGTGGTCGCCGGCCATGATTTCCCGGACAATCTGGAAGATTATGCTGTGGTCGTACACTGCGGCGCCTGCATGTTTAACCGCACCGAAATGCTACGCCGGGTGCGGGAATGTCAGCGTCGGGGCGTGCCCATCACCAACTATGGCGTGGCAATTTCTAAGCTACAGGGAGTATTAAGCCGGGTTATCGCGCCCTTGGCTCATGGGTTATAG
- a CDS encoding hydrolase — MFTFSPQQTALVLIDLQQGILPVVGGPYCAEKIIANTTAMAHACHQHGVQVVWVRVGWSDDFADAPHQTVDAPSRLTALPANWWHFPAALPVTDGDIHITKHQWGAFYGTDLDLQLRRRGIQTLILGGVSTNIGVESTARCAWEHGYQLIIPEDLCSAADREQHNTSFRYIFPRIALTTNCKTLLCYISNLSTL, encoded by the coding sequence ATGTTCACTTTCTCTCCCCAGCAGACCGCATTGGTATTAATTGATTTACAGCAAGGGATCTTACCTGTAGTAGGTGGCCCCTATTGCGCTGAAAAAATTATTGCTAATACCACGGCAATGGCACACGCCTGTCACCAGCACGGTGTACAAGTGGTGTGGGTAAGAGTGGGGTGGAGTGATGATTTTGCCGATGCGCCACATCAAACTGTGGATGCGCCATCAAGATTAACGGCCTTACCCGCCAACTGGTGGCATTTCCCCGCCGCACTGCCGGTCACTGATGGCGATATTCATATCACCAAACATCAATGGGGGGCATTTTATGGCACAGATTTGGATTTACAGTTGCGGCGTCGGGGCATTCAGACCCTGATTTTAGGTGGCGTAAGTACCAATATTGGCGTTGAATCAACAGCCCGTTGTGCTTGGGAACATGGTTACCAACTGATTATTCCAGAAGATCTTTGCAGCGCTGCTGACCGGGAGCAACATAACACCAGTTTCCGTTATATCTTCCCGCGCATTGCTTTGACAACAAATTGCAAAACGCTGTTATGCTATATATCTAATTTATCGACCCTATAA